The DNA window ACCATATCGAATGTCTCCGCCTGAGTTGGAGGAATTGAGGAAGCAGTTAAGGGAACTTCTAGATGCCGGGTTCATTAAACCTTCCAAAGCCCCATTTGGAGCGCCGGTGTTATTCCAAAGGAAGCATGATGGGTCCTtaagattgtgcattgactatagggCCTTAAACAAGATCACTGTGAAGAACAGGTATCCCATTCCTCTCATTAcagatttgttcgatcaacttgGTAGCGCGAGATGGTTTACTAAGTTGGATTTGCGATCGGGGTACTACCAAGTGAGAGTAGCCGAAGGGGATGAGCCCAAAACAGCCTGTGTGACTCGGTATGGGTCTTTTgaattcttggtgatgccgttcgggttgacaaatgctccggcAACATTttgcaccctaatgaataaggtattaCAACCTTTCTTAGATCGCTTTGTGGTTGTTTATCTTGACGACATTGTGGTGTATAGTAAGACGCTTGAGGAGCACGTTGGACATCTGAGGGAGGTGTTCCAAGTCCTACAGGAAAATGAGCTGTATGTCAAAGAGGAAAAATGCTCATTTGCCCAATGAGAGGTGCCTTTTCTTGGCCATATTGTAGGAGGTGGCATGATCCGAATGGATGCAAGCAAAGTCCGAGCAATTtttgattgggagccaccaaccAAGGTAACGAAATTGTGGTCCTTTCTTGGTTTAGCAAACTACTATCGACGTTTCATTGAAGGCTACTCCAAGATCACTACACCCTTGACGGACTTGTTGAAAAAGGGCAAAGTATGGGACTGGGACTCTCGGTGTGAGAAAGCTTTTGACCAAGTAAAGCAAGCAATGGTGAGTGAACCTGTACTTGCTTTATCAGATTTTACAAAGGCGTATGAGGTACGCACGGATGCTTCAGACTATGCAATTGGGGggagtattgatgcaagaagggcatccaattgctttcgagagtcgaaagctgAATGAGACAGAACGGAGATACACGGTCCAAGAAAAAGAGATGACTGCTGTGGTGCATTGTTTGCGCACATGGAGGCACTATTTGCtgggttccaggttcgtggtATTCACTGATAATGTTGCAAATAGTTATTTCCTAACCCAAAAAAAGTTGTCCCCCAaacaggctcgttggcaggttttccTAGCAGAGTTTGATTTTAGCATGGAGTACAAGCCGGGGAGTGCCGACATTGTAGCTGATGCTCTTAGCCGAAAGATGGAATTTGCAACGATAAGCCAACCCAATAGTCCCTTATTGGAGCGCATTCAAGAAGGGTTGTCCCACGATTCCAcggccaaaaatttgattgagcttgctAAAGAGGGAAAAACGAGGCGATTTTGGCTCGAGGGAGAATTACTATACACTCAAGGACAACGTCTATATGTGCCCCAACATGGGAACTTACGAaaggaagtcatgaaggaatgtcatgaTTCAAGATGGGCTGGACATCTAGGCATGCACCGCACTTTGGCTCTCTTGGAGGATCGATTTTATTGGCCTCACATGAGTGACGATGTGGAGACTTATGTGAAAACTTGTTTGGTGTGCCAACAAGATTAAATCGAGTTGAAGGCTCCTGCTGGGTTGCTACAGCCTTTACCTATTCCGGAGCTcccatgggagagtttatccatggactttattGTAGGTTTACCTAAATCTGATAGATTTGCAAGCATttttgttgtggtggacaggttttcgAAGTATGCAACTTTTATCCCAACAACCAAGGAGTGTCCTGCTGAGGAGGCTGCTCGCTTGTTTCTTAGACATGTTGTGAAGTATTGGGGAGTGCCACAATCTATCATCAGCGATCGAGATGGGCGATTCACGGGACGATTTtggacggagttgttcaagtTAATGGGCTCGAACTTGAACTTTTCAACCagcatgcatccacaaaccgatgggcaaactgaacgagtGAACGCATTGTTGGAGATTTATCTAcggcactatgtgagtgccacacaaagggacTGGCCAAAGTTGCTGGATGTGGCTCAGTTTTCTTACAATTTGCAAAGAAGTGGGGCGACAAACCAGAGTCCGTTCGAGATAGTGACACGACAACAGCCACTTACACCCAATGCTGTTGCGACTCGTTATGGGGGACCGAATCCAGCAGCCTATCGATTTGCGAGAGATTGGCAAGAGCAAAACGATTTGGCTAGAGCTTGTCTTCACAAGGCAAGTAAGCGCAATAAGAAATGGGCGGATCAGAATCGAAGAGATGTGCAATATCAGGTTGGTGACTCTGTCCTTGCTAAACTGCACCAGATTTTGCGACACAATGGGTTTCATAAAGGGCTTGTTCGACGTTATGAGGGGCTGTTCCGAGTTTTGAAGAAggtaggcaaggtggcctacaagcttgagTTGCCTAAAAAACTCAAACTCCATCCAGTGTTTCATGTGAGTGTGCTTAAGCCATTCCATGAAGATGGAGAAGACCCAAACCGAAACAAGTCCAAACGAGCACCGATGGGGGCAAAAACCGCCTATGATAGAGAAGTGGAGAACATAGAGGGGGATCGTGTGATCAGACGAAAGTACTATCGACCGCGGCATGAATACCTAGTCCGATGGAAGGATGCAACGAGGACGTCGCTAGATtcggtgggggagaatgtcatgggttgcgcatgggagcacGCAACCATGACACATTCGTGTGATCCATCAAGTgggaaggaggtcatttggcccgatcggactgACCtattgcttgaagagattgaaggcccatctacaagctcgtcacatatggaaacataatcttcgaaGATATACAATCGTAGatttgatatgtaatcttaggagatatgattttgtaaatcttagagatttgatttgtagataccATTCGATCTTAGCCATTCATGTACTTgatttgtaccgttggatttggggaggctctacTATAAATAGAAGCCTCTCCCCTCaatgtaaatcacttgagttttgaggAATAATAAGAGttcttgagagtattcactcaaacattATTCTCTCTTGTATTCTTGATATTtcgtggcttgttcttatttcgtTCTTCGTTCGCCTTTGTTTGATCTTTGAGTTGCTTTCGTTTGTGTTGGTTTTCAAaggggaattctattgaatcctcaaatcgtgggagttaggctgacttaggcgtttttgaagcaagaaactgcctaaggccgcacggattgtgaggcaaaaatcctaagtccgtgacactagactcatatgttatcttaacataaaattttcaaattttttggtttcgccaattagtacagttgattgattaaaatctcccctatttcactgcctgACGATTCTgacctttattcactaaaaatcaattttctcatagtatgattttcatatggtgttctaacttgtttctacagaaaatagacccACTAAGGAATCTGTACGTATAAataataactcataattattttgttacaatttttaatggttttctaaagtcaaaacaggggactccaaaaactattctgaccctgtctaaccaaaattcaaatatctcagaatataaaattcttttacccacaccattatttttctattaaaatagacttgataagatttaattttatatatcattcactctttaattcattttatactatccttggtgatttttcaaagtcacgtcactgctgctgtcccaaaactgtttcattgcaaatttttactctttcataatttctaggtataaactatcacctaggcattcataatagcaaacatattcttacttagccattttaatagctaaacattatcacatatttacacatcatcctttagcaatatcataaggacatacattcaaaatgactaagtccctatacatgccatagctcaaacattgatcatcataaaataccaagttgttgttgttgatagtgtgagcgctcTCCGTGTCTTTGAGATCCCCAAATTAGatttgcaatactataaaaagaaggaaaataaaaaaagtaagcataaagcttagtaagtttacaagcaaataaataacaacatttaacacaaataattatactcaaatgtcatgatctttaatttcctctttacttactctcttactcattcacttacttgtttacttagataactcatgattataacttactcttctcttgctgaaatgttggttctcaattgaaaacataatatgttcttaactcttataactcatctgaatttgctatttatgcttttacttgaactttcatggaacataatttgtttactagcccgttgagcgacattggaataataaggatacttgggtctcttttcagataataacatgccaaatccATGTcgtagacatggtcttacatgagatgtttcttatactgccaatgccatatcccagatatgttCTTACATAGGAGTTCTCATAtcagtgcccatgccatgtcccagacatggtcttacgggggacctctcatctcggtgccaacgccatgtcccagacatggtcttacatgagacctctcatAACTTCAAtgataccaatgccatgtcccagacatggtcttacatgggatctcgttACCCAAATGTGATGACATTTATATCTGATATATTCCTTATGTTTCAATGGGACTTTTTAACActaattctctatcatctcatacttgagtcaccattcaataatttcataaaataaatacataattgttggaaaatagcagcattaataataattatttaaatattgtatttatttacagtaaacttacctcggtataaaataTGGCCAAATCTATCAACTTACTACATGTTTGGTTGGGGGGAATCAGTATGCATTACCCCTCAATTCCCCGGGCCCACCACTAAACGGGCGTTTGGTTAGGTGTAATGTTATTACACCCCGATTCCCTTCCGCCCCTATTACCCATATTGGCTGTAATAGCCATTCTGATGTTTAAACGCCAATTAGGGATTCCCCCAGTCCTGAATTTTCTTTTTCGTGTTCTGCCCTTATCCTCTCTGacgtttccagaagaattgcaaggtaatttttttcccttccatcgatttctgcttcttcttcttgtatgtttcttttcttctcacgtttcttttcttttctccattttaTCAACAACGAAAAATGCTCGCACTCTTTCCATGTTTTTcttgtcttttcttttctataaaatcgattttgattttgttttgcttttgcttttgcttttgctgTTGCTTTTACTTTTGCTAAAATTTGGAATATTTGTTTTTGTTCTCCTAATTTTGATTCGTTTCTAGCATTTCCATTCGGCTTTTCTTTGTATTGCATATTTTACTAATGACAtcaatgtatatattttttcttataaGAAATGAGCTCTGCTAAATGGGTTGCCGAGTACACCAAATGTTTATAAATTTTGACTCCCTTTCTCTTCTTTGCCAGGAGCTGagccaaaaaaaataataaaacacctttTGCATGAGTTAAAACAAGGAATAAATACCCCATTTTTCCTCCCCTGTCCTGTCCATTAATTAGAAATTTGCGGTTCTTTTTATTAGAACTTAGAAATATAAGATCTTGGGGTATAGTTGGAATCAGGATCATGGATTTGGAATTCTTGCAATCTATGGATATTCAGATTCTTGTTGGTGTAGCTGTAGCTGCTTTAGCCATTGTTGTTAGTGCTGTTTATCTGTTTGCCTCTACGAAATccaaaggtttttcttttttcccaaTCTTTTACCAGTATTGATTGATTGTTCTTGGAATTTCACTTATTGGGTGTACCAAATTCTGGATTTTTGTGTGTTTATATCTGTTGGTTAATGGGGTTTTGTTGGTTCGTTTGGTACTGATTCAGATATTAGCTTCTTGTTGTTAGTGAATAGAAGATGAAACTTGAAATTGTTGCAATTGTTTTGCTATGTTTCTGTATTTGTTCTGGTTCCTGCTTGTTTTGGGGTTATTAATTGAAAGTATAGTAGGATATAGTTCTATTCTTCTTTAGATTTTGAAATCAAATGTTGGATGTGGATGATTGACATAAACATGGAATTATTACCATAGGAAAATGTCTAAAAGTCAAAAAACTGAAGTGTTTTACCATGTTGTTAGAATCATGTGATTGCTAATCAAGTTGTTTCGGATTCCATAACTATTGAATGTCAGGCTTAATTGCAGATTTGAGGCAGGGAGCAATTATAGCTTTGCTTTCTTAGTTAGCTTAATGACTGATCGAGGCTGGTATTATGTGGCTCTTATAAAGAACATTGTACAATAGAATCACTATTAAGTTGCTCACCTAGTTGTATGCACTTTTAGGCTGTCTAGATCCAGAGAATTTCAAAGAGTTTAAACTTGTGAAGCGCCAACAGCTGAGCCATAATGTGGCGAAGTTCACATTTGAACTTCCTACACCTACTTCATTTTTGGGTCTTCCCATTGGAAATTATATAAGTTGCAGGTTAAGTTAATTGtatttatctttgtcgaatttccaaacacttcttgtaacagcccgattctaggtctagtcggaacagtggtttcaggaccacaaatccgatgagggaaaatattattatcattatatttttaaggtCTATAATTTCAcggaaaaattttataaaaatttcgttcgaaaattttgacgtttgggtatttaatttagtcaaaaggactaaattgtaaaaagtgcaaaagttgagttctacatcttagaggtgtctaattgttatgaaattttaaattggaggtccttatgtggtaattaaaccattagtaAATTGATGGAAAAagatagacataagaaatgggtgaaatagattttttttaaatggggcattttagtcatttggtaataaaaagaataaaaagggaaaaaaatggcaaaaatcatcatcttctccataagttgctgccaaaacttgaaagacaccatagctagggtttctttgatttttcaagctcatagtaagtgcatcttagccccgtttttaatgttcttcgcatttttgaaatcctcgtagctcggtttagcttattctatcaataattcatgttagggtttatatttcgaaaaatacccatagtgaaatgtgtttattttgctgttttatggtggaatatgaagctagaaattatgttaaacaacttttgctaagtgatttaagcaaaaacgagtaaatcgacataatcggtaaaaatatttattgttcataagtgtatgttagagtgagaatttgatgttgccatagaaggtaaagtgttcagcatgttgtaaaacataagaataaggtgtgaaatttaattttcgagcttggggacaaagatgtaattatgcaaaagtttagggataaaattgtaattttataaaagttgagtcgaagcttgttttaataaatgtgaatattaaacaagctcaattcgctgttatagatcaagaaagatgagaaatcaACCTTAATCGGGGAAAGGAGAAGattgaggattaaattgcaaaatctttacaatttgtatcgaggtaagttgtatgtaattattacattgttataattatttttgttatgtttCGTAACAATATACGTGAAAGGGTTAATATTATAATGTGTTTTggacaaattataattttatttgagtAAAGATTTGAATAAGGTGTCGATGAAcatgtgtgtagtactgtgtggaggctactacgtgtatcgataaataatggtcacatgtgtagtactaagtgaaggctactatgtgtaccgaaaagctttgagcacgtgtgtagtactgtgtgaatgctactacgtgtatcggtaAACTATGgttacatgtgtagtactaagtgaaggctacaatgggtaccgaaaagctttgatcacgtatgtagtactatgtgaaggctactacgtgagccgtaaaacttgatcacgtgtgtagtactatgtgaaggctactaagtgagccgtaaaacttgatcacatgtgtagtactgtatgaaggctactacgtgaattgTAAAactgatcacgtgtgtagtactatgtgaaggctactacgtgtatctaatgataaatataatatgagtagtactgtgtgaaaagcttcgaatattttttttaaaccgtcatgatgatgaaatatgagtATGTGATCGGAATGTAATAAGTTGTGAAAAGTGATTGAAGTGATGAAGTTTGtgttgtgttataaaataaatggttatagtgctatgtgaatAAGGAATATTGGAATAGaacagatttggacagtgacagtgatgttagtttgaaaaatcaccaaaaactatagaaattgagttagaggctaaataatatatgaaattgaatctgaatgattctattttcatatggaagaaacaaagtACGCAAATGAGTtgtatatttggggatatttAAACTTTATTGAGACAGGGttgaattgatttcgaaatcccctgttccaactttggaaaatcacaacaaattgtaaaaaaataattatggcttgaaatttacattcttgaattccttaatgagtctatttttaagagaaataaacgagaacattttttgaattttttacaaagagttaaataaattttagtgaagagagggcagaagtgtcaaacagtgaaacaggggaatatttagagaataaactgtactaattggctgaaccaaaaattatgaaatttttatgctaagaatgtatatgagtctagtttcaaggaaaatttacagatatTAATTTAGAGTcccgtagctccagataaaaataatttagcaaTTGTAatgcagaaaaacagtttgctggaagTTGACTAAATGATAGATTTATGTGtggtataaattatataatatatgatattattctagaaatttatttatcaattacatacatacttactaagctataagcttactcctcttatttttttcctttgttttatagtgatattaaTCAGCTCGGGAATTGGACGGAGTCAGAACATCATCTTCACTATCATCATCAGCTCTTGGGTATTTTGCAACCAATCCTTttgaaaaatggcatgtatagatgacttaatgCAATGTAGtataaacttatatataaatgtataaaatgtggtTTGGTTTAAAATGTTAGTATCTATAATTGATGAATTATTTCCCTAAATCTATTGTCCATATAGTTTAGgatgttatgaattgattaatcGTGTCTGAATATATGATTgtatttggttgaaatattgaTGTTGCTTGAGATTGTGTTTCGAAAATTTGCAGGAGgaattgaatatttatgaaaagaatctatgtcaaaatttttgtaaaaaaaaattgatcgtTTGATAACACTTCTTACCTTGTTTCAACGATGAATACGGGTACAATGTGTTACACTTCTGATCGGGAATATCATATAAGTTGGATGCTTTTCATTTTAATAGGGGCAATGATAGCCAAGGTGAAGAGGTTATTAAACCATATACACCTACAACATTGGATTCTGATGTTGGTTATTTTGAATTAGTTATTAAGGTACTTGCCTGAAACTTCTTGCTAGTTGGAGTTGACTTTGTGTGATATTATACTTATCCGGGTGCTCATATCTATTGGCGGACTCTGCTTTTAAGTAGATGTATCCTCAAGGGAGAATGTCGCACCATTTCAGAGAGCTGCGCGTTGGTGATTATCTTGTTGTGAAGGGACCCAAGGTATACTGTTTTTTCATATGAACGCATAAACTGGTCTTGGCAGTACGGTTTCTTTCATTTGACATGTGGTTTGCATTTCCTTATGTTGTTGGTCTGTGAATTGTTTCTTTTAGGGACGGTTCAGATATCAACCTGGTGAAGTTAGAGCATTCGGGATGATTGCTGGAGGCTCTGGCATTACACCAATGTTCCAAGTATGTTATAAATCATGACAGATACTTCTGTAATATATATGCAAGGTTTAAATGTTTGAATAATATGTCACactctcttttcatttttttctggTTTTGTTTCTGATTAGGTAGCCAGAGCTATATTGGAGAACCCGAAAGACACAACAAATGTACACCTTGTCGAGCATTGAgcaaaattccagatcatccaactcaaatgctcgttttctttagtttaccttctgatgTGCGGTTGGAATGagtcagaagatttcttgctgaccattaaaaCAATAGCGGTTCTGTTGATGATATTTTCGTAACTTTttctgtttgtaatatttgggatggtatgtcattacaatgttctaactttttaatgttgtaaaactgtataacatatggattatgacataaaatttcatgaatttcatgtaaccttttgttaatatatgaatattatgtttatgcaaaatataattctcaagctattttttacttctaatttttttattgtagaataattaaattatttgtttcactaatgatattttagcacattaaatatgtattgcggtttaaaaataataaagtagattataaattatattttatagtattatatattatgattttagtaaatttatataagaatatttaatattaagaattttattaaattatatatttttattaaattatatttaataataattattttagattatattttatagtattatatattatgattatagtaaattcatataagaatatttaatattaagaattttattaaattatatatttttaataaattatatttaataataattattttagattatattttatagtattatatattatgattataGTAAATTCATagaagaatatttaatattaagaattttattaaattatatatttttattaaattatatttaataataattatgttaaaatatgattaaattatttattatttatattaataatctaattaaaatttaataacaataacaataatcatctacctaaaaaaaattctgctaagggtattctagtcattttagtttttttccttatgctattacaacatcattccatttaaccaaacacaataatactattacagttctattccattccattcaaccaaacaattgaattactattacgactatattccattacacctctattccattacagttctattccattacagcaaaccaaacgtgcccttagtcttcaacctttttctttcctcagtctaaccctggatttcgttcttcttgatctataatagaaaatttattttatttaatactcacatttatcaaaatagtcctcgactctaactttggcaaaattacgatttatcccctaaacttttacatatttacacttttgccccaaatctcggaAAATAAACTTCATcccatattcttatgttttataacatggtaaacatttttcccttatatggtaacatcaaattcccattctaacacttatgaacattaggtatttttaccgattatgtcgttttactcgttttcacttcaAATCGCTTAGCACaaatcgtttaacataatttaatacttcattttctaccataaaacatcaaaataaacacatttcacctatgggtatttttccaaatatgaaccctaggttaaattattgctagaataagctaaatcaagttaccaggccttcaaaaatgcaaagaacattaaaaatggggattgggatcacttactatagagcttggaagcttgaaaaccctaactatggcttccccccttgcaaattttgtccaaatgaagaagatgagcacaatttgccatctttttcccttttaattcattttaattaccaaattaccaaaatgcccctaacttaaaaatttcctatttcacttatctcatgtccgtttttgtccataacttaaccaatggtctaattaccatataaagacctccaatttaaaatttcataacaattggacacctctaacatgtagaactcagcttttacactttttacaatttagtccttttgactaaattgagtgcccaaatgtcgaaatttttgaacgaaattttcacgaaaacatttcgtgaaattgtaggctataaaaatatagtaaaaataaattttttctcatcagatttgtggtccgtaaaccactgttctgactaagcccaaaattgggatgttacatgaGGAACTTGCGCTCGTACTTTATAACAAGCATACTGCCTTGTTTCAGATACAAAAAGTCTTCCTTCTTCTGCTCAACAAACATTTGATTAACATATCTTTCTCTGAAATTTTCCAAGAAGAAGTGCCAGTCAATTATATGTTTAAGAGTCACACTAACCATGGTTTCCTACCATTGATAAGCCTCCCCTTCTAACAATGAGATAGCACATCGGAGACTATCCTTAGGAATACATTTTAGTTCTTTAGTAACCTTTCATAAATGAGATAACCACTGCTCAGCCACAGTGGGGTCATCTCCCTTATCACCAAGGAACTCCTTGGCACCTCTCTTTCGAATCTCTCTGTCAAGATCAACCTTAAGTGGAGCCGTAGTAGGTACAGGTGCAGCAGGTTGAGCCGGATGAACCACTTTAGGCTATGGTTGTTGTGGTTGGGGTTCTTGATGGTTTCTAATAAATTGGTCGAACAACTGAGTCATCATTGTGAAGAACACCTTTCTAAATTCATTTTCTATATTACCCCTTTTGTTGGCAGTATTAGCTTGTTCTTGGGTAGGCACATGGCTTTCCAGTTTATCGTCGGCGGCTTCTCTAGAACTATTAGACATTTTTCTTATCTCACTACAAAAGAAGAGCTATCTTAGTACATAACGTTAAGGACTAAGGCAAAGGTTTACTATACACAATACGGGAATGACATTGTCATTAGTTTTTCTAAGAATTGGCTAAACCTTGCCTCTGATACCAAACTTGTAACACTCCAAATCCGATCCTTTAGGAGGATCCAAGAATGGCATGTCACTacactaaaatttttaactttagaCTATTTTTggcacaaaaaaaattaaatcatttatcgtTCAAGACTAAATAAAATAGTACGCTTTTAAATTCACAGTTTCGTAATCATAACTTTGAATACAATTTCATCCTTCAAAATTAAACATCCTAACATCACCTACGtgtcatgcataatacaaaataGTAGAGATCTCATGACAACAATTGTTCTTTGGAGTAGTCCAAGCACTTCCTTTACTTCAACAGTAGGCTTGAGAAGGAAAGATA is part of the Gossypium hirsutum isolate 1008001.06 chromosome D11, Gossypium_hirsutum_v2.1, whole genome shotgun sequence genome and encodes:
- the LOC107911378 gene encoding NADH--cytochrome b5 reductase 1 translates to MDLEFLQSMDIQILVGVAVAALAIVVSAVYLFASTKSKGCLDPENFKEFKLVKRQQLSHNVAKFTFELPTPTSFLGLPIGNYISCRGNDSQGEEVIKPYTPTTLDSDVGYFELVIKMYPQGRMSHHFRELRVGDYLVVKGPKGRFRYQPGEVRAFGMIAGGSGITPMFQVARAILENPKDTTNVHLVEH